TTTTCTTTGCAGTCAGCGTAAGTGAAATTAAAGCATTTTATGAGCTTTTTAAGAAGATCAGCAATGTTGTATGTTCTTCAAAAAATAAGCAGACCTGCTACTCTGTCATTGCAAGAAGAGTACCAATTAGCCCTCTGTCGTCTAATGTTGCATTCTAGTATTGGGATTTTCCATGTTGCTCTATTTGTCGAAACcccattttttttcctttgtcaCTCCTACGTGAAATAATAAAATGCTATGCTTTAGTTTATTTATATAATAACATGTGAATTGTGAAAGAATCGTCAAAATAAATAATGAATATTTACCTGAAATAACTTTTTATATGTTGAAGAAGTTTCACAAAATAAAAGGTAACAATAGGTAAATGCAAACATAAAATTGTTTCTATATATGAGCCATGTTTAGGACTGTCTAATATGCAGACGCATTTAAGTGTCGACATGATGTGACTTCATAAAAAtgcctttttttaatttttaactaaGCTATCCTTTTATTGTAAATGTGGGTAGTTGccgatttcttttcttttgatgtattttatgttgTTCCATTGATGAACTTTTTGGTTGATCCATGACTGAAAGTTATGTAAGTAATAACTTATCTTCTGCAAGGAGCATTATGTTTGTGGTTACTATCCCATGGATTGtgcttagtttttaatgatttttcatatttatttattttttcaattttctttaattACGGAGATCTTTTTTGGTGTAGTTCTTGGATTAGGAGGAAAAACagagaaattgaaaaaagaaaggaaaagaaaagataatgcCTTTGGTACTTGTTAACATTTGTGAAATTCGATCTCCTTTCAGTTTTTGTTTAGAAAttgatattttcaaattttttttttttaatttccattGCAGTTTAGGAAGTTTATTTCAGAGTTTTGGAGTTTCTCAAGATGATTTGAAGCCACATTCAGATTGAGgaggattggaaaaaaaaattccaaataattTTTAAGTTTTTCATATCATATATCACACTTGATGGTGATTGGTTACCTCCTGCATCTTGCAGGTGTACATGTCAGATCTTACAACACTAATTACTTGGACATGTGAAAGCCGCAGTGATATAATCAAGGTATTCAGGCATCACAATGCTTATTGGGCTCCCATTTCATTTTACTTAGGGCTATTGTGAAAAAATGGCATTCCTCCTTGATGGCTGGCAAGCTGATAAGTGTTCTTTGATGTTGAACAAGGGGTTTGAGATAATAGAGTTGATAGTTGATGTGTAGTACTACTTACAGGTGCACTCTCATTTACAATTGTGTATAAAAGAACATTGTTGAGTCATTGATATATTTTAAAGCTACTAGAAATCTATAGGCCTTCTGTATATAGCCTTGTTAGGAAAATGGTGGATGGTAATAGGTCCTTTCATGTTTGTACGTGGAGGATAGTTCCATGTCTTTATCTCCGAATCATTTAAGTCATCAACCATTCTCTTTTTCTCATTCTACCATGAATTGCTGATTGGGTTTGCATGTCTTTATCTCCATAGCTCTCATCCTTGGAGATGGACTCTATAACTTCATCAAAGTACTGTCTTTCACCATCAGAAGCTTCCATGGTAGATTGAAATGGAAGGACCCTCAGAATAGGTAAAAAACCATGATAAGGGTTTGAACTGTTTCGCATTTGAAATTATTTATATgcaagaataattgtgaatatttCAAAGTCTTGGTTGAGTTTGTGACTTGTAACTTTAATTCTGATTAATAAGATATAAATTGGCTATCACTCTCAGCTGTTCAAGTAGTTTTGGTTGGGTTTGTGACTTTACTATGGTTCTGGTTAATAAGATATAAATTGGTTATCCCTCTCAGCAGTTCAGGCATTGATAGTTCCCAGTTTTATGACCTTGTAAGAATTACAACCCAAGTGCAGCATGGccatgtaatgatggatgttgtTTCTTTATTGCAGGCCCTTGTTTACATGTTACCACATTCACGCACATGTTCGATGATAGCAAAAGGGGTGGGTAGTTCAATTGCAAGAAGAGAATCATTGCACGTGAGTTGTCTGCATTATAAAACACAACTTTCTTGATTGTAATCTTGTCACCTACCCTATTGAATAATGACAACTGTTCAAGGTCTCCATTAAATATGAACCATTGGTTGTAACTGTCTCATGGCTCATTccaggcccaccaaatcaatggcTTTGGTGACCAGAAGGTGTGCGctttaggatttttatttatttatttattcaagaccatttttaatttattgttataaatattatatttttttattgtgaagtaatataaattttgtttaatattcagttttaattgtattgcatcattttttatattgcaaatattaaaaaaatgcaggtttcaattgaattatataaaaaatattattggcCTGCCAGGACCTTTCAAATCGACACAAAGACCTTGCCGGCGCTTTTCCGTGAAAAAAGTGTATAGAAAGAGAGCATTTACTGGCGCTTTTtatacttgagagagagagagagagagagagagtattttcATTGGCCATTGAGAAGCTCTGTAGGTTGAGCTTTACCCACAACGaaattgtggggcccaatgtgatgtgtgcatggcatggAATCCGTGCATCATGTGCACTCACTCCTGTTCTCCTGGATACAAATTATGAGGCTGATAATtatttttttggtgggccacactgtgtaaaatcatgcctaaaacttctaaaatcatatgataaacgttgggccccacagtctggaaggattttaatggtgggtgtcccaaTCCAATCATTCCATATGTCGGggggccacttaagctttggatcgatCTAATCTTTGGAAGACAGGAAATGGAGGAagcgcacatgatggatggattggatgtcctgcaaacatcatggcgggccccacacATGGCATTGTAGGTTAAAGTTAACCTCCAAAGTTTTATTGAGTATTTGGCCGGATCCAAGCTTAATTTGTAGGTAATGGCTGTGGTCGTCCCAGAGTTCCTGGACCATTCTAATCGGGTTTGGTCTTCCATTGTCCTGAGTCCTGCGCCCGGTCATGTTTTTACTACCCGAAtatgatttgtattgtgtacatATGATTTTAACTCGTCTGTCGATTTCTTTCTGACTTTTACGACCCGAATATGATTTGTATCGTGTACATATGAATTTAAGCCGTCTGTCAATTTCTTTCTGACCATCTAGTTTATTTAGCACACAGGTCGCATCTAGTGATTTTATTAGGCTAATGTTTGACCCTTCTAATTACTAGCTTGGATCTTTTATACCATGTTCCTATCTGTGGGAGGCCAGGAAGTGTGGTAGATCGAGATCATTTATCATTCTTCATTTTTAAAACAACACAACCAATAAAAGCATGCACTAGCTTTTAATAGTCTAATAGACAATCCCATAGTACACAAAAACAACAATGCCTAACACTAACAAACTACTTTTGGAGCATTCCAAACACTCTTATGCATAAACCCTAAATGACACTCATAGTTGAAAactgaagaaaagagagaaaagaagagcaTGGAAACAAAACACCTTGACGTCAACACACACAAAGTACGATTCTTCCTACACAATTCCATTTAATTATGGAGCATCGATTGGGCCGGAAAGGTAAATGAGGAAGGTCCGATAGTCGCCTGATGTATCGGACTGTATTGCATCCCGCAATGACTTCCCATGTATCTTTGCATATTCAACTTTTATATAGTTCATGTCGATCTCAGCCCTTGTCACCATTACCCTTATCAGCGTCGTGTCGTTTGTCCCCAAGCCTTTCATGGCCTTGTACAACACCTGAGAAATTTTTAGATGAGATTGAACTATTTAGGGTGGTGGATATACATAGGACAATATATAGTTAATTTGGGCTACCACATCTTGTTTTTGGACCCAGTCATGGACCGGGCTTGGGTCTAATTGCATAGTAAATGCACACATATCTACTACAACATGTATGGTGTGATACCTCGGCAAAGCACTTAGCAGGATTCTCAGCACATCCTAAGAGAGTAAGAAGTCCAAACATGAAATCTCCTGATGTTTCCTTCTTTACGGCCTGCAAAAGGAGTTTACTAGAGAATTATCAGcaaatgaaacaaaaaaaaaaaaggcatgtaTTTCCATAGAATAGTATTCatgtagtgctcctagttgcctAGGTTTAGTTAGatggtccaatcaatcaatctgaactaTATATCCATTAAGTCCTTAACATACTTTGGTTGCCAAATCTGATAACTGCAGGTGTAATGAAAAAATTGACTGATTTTTAAGCAAGGTGAACCATACATATGCATGTGTGTTCCATACATATACATGTATGCATGTTGATGTAGGATAAAGTTAAGGACAATTACGTGTATGGCTAGGATTGAAAGAAATCTTACTTGAAAGTTCGATCCAAAGGTCTAGCGTGCATTATAACTTATGATGACCATAACTTTGTGACTGGTTATAAGTTCTGTGCATATAATATGTCATTTAAAAGATATCAATGAACTCTAAGTGCTAGCCAATGCCAAGGGACATTTGACTATAaaatgtgtttgtaaaaataagACATTTGAAGGGTTAATTTTTAGtcagttatagtttttattattttagggtttgaagagtcttggaatatcttaaagtccTTATTGGAGTTATGTAAAAAAAGTTAATTTAATTTATAAGttaattactatttttaataaatttactatttatggaaAAATGTACTATTTCAAGAAAATTATGAATTTAGGGTTTAAGGCTTATATAAGTATTACAAAAGTGTTTTGGAAACATTCTTAATTTCATTAATAATATCACTCTTATTTATTAAGTTTTAGAGATTCTTGCATCTTTGTGGATTTAAAGCTATTTTTTCAAAGAATACGGTGATCTTTTCTCTTTTATCTAAGGGCTcgcaaagtgatttttttttttttttttattagagtGATGTTTTTTCTTGGGTAATGATGTCTAATAATTGATCGGGTATCAACAATCCTACGAGTGGTGTTATGAAGAATTAAGTATTATCTTATGCAAGCTGTAAAGCCTttcaataagttttttttttaaaataatcaaTACAATAGATAAAAGCGATGATTGTTTTATTGACTGAGGCTATGGTCGCAAACATATTTGGGGTAACAAATTATCCACCATCATTGAAGGGGCTCATGGGCTGTTAGTTTGTGGCCAAATTCCTTTTAGTCAAGGGAAAGGATTGAGTCAGTTTAGAAGTGATTTATTATTTTAGGAAACatattatttcaaaaaatttataaatttagGATATGTGGCTTATATAAGTCATACGAAATGACTTTATAAATAGACTTTTATCAATAATattacttaaaaataaaaaaaatttatagaaaTTTCTCCCTTCTTGTGGTGATTTTTGAAAAGAAGCATCTCTCAGCATGTGCACAGTTGAATGTCTTACAcgttcaattattattattattattattttagaaaaaGCAAGCAAGAAGTAACTCTCTTATCATTTACCCAGAGTAGAGCCGGAAAGAGATACAAACAAAAGAGGGCCAAGAACCcttagaagaaaagaaaaaagaaaaagaaaagaaaatgagcaTACACCCTAGGTTTGAGgggaaaaaggaagagaagaagaagaaaaggaaatggaAAGAAGCCACCCAAAACATGAGGGCAAGCACTAAATTATTATACTTTTTAGTAATTAAGAAACTAGATTTATCTCCACAAATTATACTTTCATGGTAAAATTCATTTATTGAATGAAAAATACTTTTAAGAGTAaatcttaaaaattcatttattgAACCAAAAGTCTTTtaaaagaaaaaccctaaaaattttAGGAGCTTTTTACTAGTTATCATTGCTATtgtcatcatttaagccttagcgcccaactaattggggttggctacatgtaTCTTTTAACATTCCACTTTGTCAAGGGTCATAACTTCAGCTAAAccgtaggtcatcaagtctttatTACTATCTTCGGCCATTCCCTTTTGGGCCTTCCTCCTACCCTTTTAGAAGCTCCAACTTGAACTAACTAACTCCTAATAAACGCAGCTCTAAGTCTTTATTGCACATGACCAACCAAAGAAAtccattttctctcattttattacctattggtgctactcttaaGTTCTTTCAAATGCATCCATTTATAATTCTATCATTTCTCGCTTTtcaactcatccatctcaacatccacaTTTAATTTATgctcatcttatgaacatgttgttccttaattaCCCAACATTCTGCCCCATAAAGTGTAGTTGTTCTTATAGTTATCCTATaaaaattttcctttattttgATTAGTACATGACAACCGCGTAAAACgttagaggcacatctccatttcttctaccCAACTTGAATGATATGGCCAACACCCTTCACAATCCCTCCACTCCCATGAGTAATCAATTTAGGATATCGAGAGTGTTCAATTTAAGAAACTTTTTGATCAATAATCTTAATTACTTCCTTATTTCTACTCTTATTAATGTTTTTACAATTATACtctatatactttttttttttttaaatccggCTCATTTTATATCTTTTAAATTCTAAACATATTATGGTGGGAACATTTGTTGCAAATGAGCAATCACACAAAAGAGATCAATCATGACAATATTTTGTTgataatttttgtattttaatgGTAACACTATAATACTAAGTAATACAACCATACTACCAAAAAAGGTAACAAAATGTGTATTTTTTCCTCATACACAAAGTATTCTTTATCAACATGTCTTTTACTTTTTCCAACACTAAAAACATAAGTTAAGGAAAAAGATGGAAAAAAATTCTAATGATTAAATTTTATAAAACAATATATTTCTACAACAATATAGTTTTACATTAAGGAATTactcaaaaaaaatatatagttaATTTTATATTTCCATCATTCCTATCATTTAATAAAACACTAAATAATGCCCGATTAAtaaacttttaaagaaaaaaactgGTAGAGAAAGGTACCTTTTCAAGTGAGTTCCCATACAAACGGTGATAAACAGAAGCGACTGCAGCTAAATGGGCTCTGTTACTTTGGGTGAAAATGCGGATAAAAGTCTTCTCATTTGTTCCCCATTTACCTTCTCCATCCTTATATAGCTTCTTAGCATCCTCTTCCACCGTTGATTGATTGGCCACCGTTCCCTCGTCACGTTCGGCATTTAAACATGCAATTAACAACTTCatgataaaataaattttattatattagttttttaaaaattcatgaaATTATCTCCTACTTCATTAAATGATTAAAAGTATTGGTTTTGATAGAACGTGGGGCCTTGCGATAGCTCCCATGTATCTCTGGTTCCCAGCTGAATGACACATGTGTGAAAATCAAGGCTATTGATAAGTTATTATGCACTAGGAATATACATTAAAATCAAGTAAGGCTACTCATCAAGGGGAGCCAAGTAAGTGTTactacccttactgtggggcccaccttgatggtttattgtatatccataccatccatccgtttttaatcCCATTTTAGGACGTatctaaaaaattaagcagatccaaatctatggtggaccacaccacatgaaatagtggagactgagtgcccaccattaaaaacttcatagggccactGTAAGAAAATccgtaatgtttatattccatccaacccattgataaggtcaaccagggctggatgaacggaaaatacaaagatgagcttgatccaaaactttgtggcctacaaaaagcttttaatggtcattcaccacttttttcattggtgtggtccatcggagatttgaatatgcttaagttttgggataacgtagtaaaataagctgaaaaaactagatggatggcgtggatatacaacacattcatcaaggtgggccccacatggtaaggatAACACTCTTCTAAGGTGTTActtaggtaacacctaatctgctcctagTTTGACCAACCTAATTGTTGGACGAATGCTAATTTTTTTTGGGTCCATGTTTGTTCATAATGTTATCTTACCTAATGAATAACATAGATCTATGACACATGCTCTAGCCACTAAGATTTCTAACATGTGTTCATCCCCTCACATTAAGGTCCCTCCTTGAATCATGGCCCACTAAAGAAGGAGAAAATCTCTAATACTCCAGCGGTGTGATGGAGGAGATATTGGTActaagaaattgcatacatgacaCATAAATAATGCAAAATTAAAATATCCCAATTATGGGTCCCACTTTCAATGCATCATGAATAAAAAGTACGCCTCATAGGATTATTCGACTAatattagatggttaaaaatgaaaatatccaactaTCTTATTTCAACACAGAAGTGTTCACTAATCATAagttagaattgttcaaccaattttATCTTAATATTGTGAATTATAGAATGTGGGTTTCACAATTTACTCTGttattttattaattatggcATTGTAAACTTTTTGATTGCATGCATATCAAGTTCCATACTCTGCCAGATTATCAAATAACTCAAATAAAATGCTGCGACTGAGCTTGGATCGGAGTATCAAACTCAAGGGCCAGGCTCAGGTTCAAACTTAAGGCTCGTTTCTCAATCGGGCTGGGTTCAGACTCTGTACAAGAACATGTCAGCCCTGGTAGAGTGTGACCCATTAGGATTTATAAGGACAATTTTATAACACGTACAATACATAAAAATCATCGTCTACTCATGTTATTTCTCTAACCCATGCCttccatcacacacacacacacacacacacacacacacactctctctctctctctctctctctctctctctctcgatctctctctctttacttgCTCCAACCGTACCAACCCTCATGATCTGGCCCAGGCCCAACATTAAGTGTCCAAAGCATTCTATTCAGTCGTTAAAGTCATTCTTAGTTATTTTCAGGACATGATtcatccaaagtggggcccaatatttggatgatttagatatatatatatatatatatatatatatattaagcatATATGGTGGATGAATCACCCCATCTTGAAACTGGGTTAAGGCTATCACTGTAGTCgatttataaatatataaaaacataTTGTTGTAGGTCTTTTAATCGGCGAATGTATACTCCACACAATGCATGCCTCGACATGTGATTGAATGCATATTTGTGAGTGATCCAACTCGTCTATTAGGTGGTCTTGACCATAtaaggtggtccacttgaattttaatgTTAAGGCTCATTAGATTAGTGAGGCATCCTGATTCTTGGTCAATGCTGCATAATATTGATAAGACaaacaaatagagagagagagagagaaccttctTGTGAGAGAAGTAGGTTTTGAGGCTAAGGTCATCGTCGATTTGAGTACCATATTTTTTAGAGTAAGCTTTCTTCAATAGTCGTATCTCAGATGGGGTGCGAGAACATATTACTTCGGTCAGAGCTGTTAAATCAAGGCTCGTCAGTGTTAATGCCTGGCCCACTATTGTTGCATCACGCTCCGCTGGATCAAGCATCCAAAGCATAACTGCTTTCTGAAACAAACAAAACAACCAAgttaaacacattttagagaaaagcTTGTCTGATGCTCTAGTTTTTATGGGTGGGCCACTActtagtgatctagaccattggaacTCCCCTGGTGACCCTTCGACTAAAACCTTATAAGTTAAATGGTTAATAAAAAAATGTTACCGGTTCATGTTCAATAAAAAAGGGTCATAAATTCAACGGCTAAGATCTTTCAATATAGGAGATTGTAGGACCACTATCTATGCAGGGACCCACAAGACTGATGTTTTAGATTGCTAGGATGTAGGCGTACTCTCGTCTTAGAGTTGCTCTAGGGTAAAAGCTTGACAACTTAAATTATCAAGCTAGAGTCATTGAATTCCATTTTTGAGATGATTTTAACTCTCTTCTTTAGGTTCTTAATGTATGCTAACCTCCATTTTAAAATACTCTTGCATTTTTAATAATTTCATATGAACCCATTGTAAAATCTTATATGCAGAATTGAAAGGATCGACATATATATTAAGTATGGATATCTAATAAAATGAACAAAAGGTGTACCTGTTTGGAGAAGGTATTGCTGAAGGCGAATGCTGTGACATTCCACAACTTGCGCCTTTAGAAAAGCACCGAGATGAGATGAATAGGTTTCACATGTGTGTAGGCTTGGGGACCCAaccatgtttatatattttagatggttgaggagtttgaaacccatcaaaactcttctCCCTTTAGCTCCACATATATTTGTTAATCTTAGTCTATCTAGAATACTTTGCATGTGACACAGTTGTAGTGCACCACCCCTTATACGATtttaaatgaatcatatctggTATGcccaatcacattatccaacccttagagAGATCAAGACCGTTGATTAAAAAGGCTTatcttatagaattcttacattctcccacttgggccacatTCATCAATGTTAAGGATTaattttgaaaacattttaaaaatatgTTCTATTATTAAAGAAAACATTCAAATGGTTAACTAATGTAATTGTTGGATAATACGGGCAACACTTctacaatctggtccatcaagatcACTAGTATTGGATCGCAGTagccatcacaacatttaatctcGGTGAAGTGAGACTAGGCACGGTAACAAATACTACCAATCTTAACGATATGAATTAAGAACTAGgaagtgtggtataaggattacaaaTGCAGTATGATAATATGTTCTTATCCTTAAGAGGTGCAAGAGCTTTCACATGTCTCGAATGAGACATGACTTTAGTCATGCTTACTCAAAATAATATTGTGCATACTTGAAAAGAAGTAGAAATAAACTTTATATTAGAATCATCAAACTTTATAAATGAGATATTAATACATGTCTATAAAAATGGATCGTAcccaactcccactaactgaatacATCTGTTAGATCAATAACTCCCATAGTGTCACATACTCCTAAAATAGCATGATGGGGAGCCATATAGTGAGTGGATCCACAATCATCTGCTTAGAGTTGATAAACTTCAGAGACAATAGATGATTCTATACTCTTTCTTTCACAATAAGATACTTGACATCGATATGCTTCGACCTTGATAAATACTTGTTGTTATTAGAGAATTGAATTGCAGCCGATGTATCACATAAACAATTCTCTATGATTTCAAAATATGCTCCAATACttgcaaacctgagaagaaatgATATAACTATAGTGCCTTATTTGATACTTCATGATAAACAATAAAATCAGCTTTCATGGTGGATGTAGCTGTCGTTGACTGTTTCATACCCTTTTTAAGAAACATCCCCACCCACCATTATGAAGATATAACTTAAGACAGACTTCTTAATATCAATGCAGTCATCGAAATCTGCACCTAAGTATCCAACCAACTTCAAATAGTCAGACCTTTCGTATGTGAGTCTGAAGTACTTTGTCCTTTGCAGGTAATACAACCCTTTCTTTATATCTATCTAATATTGCATACCTGTATTGGAGAGATAATGCCTAACATTCCAACCGCAAAGATAATATTTGGTTGTGTATAGACTTGGGCATACATGATGTTCCTTTCTATTGACACGTATGTAAAATCTTTTATTtaattctttttcaaaaaaaatttaatgcatTGGAATTGGCCAAATTTATCACCATTTACAATGGGTGATTGTTTAGGAGCACAATTTTGTATGTCATACCTTTCAAGTACCCTATCAATATATGCCCTCTGTGACAGGCTAAGTGGTTCACTTGATTTATCATAGCATATCTCAATGCCGAGGACATAAGAGGCATCATTAAGATCTTTCCTCTTAAACCTTTGAGATACGAATTTCTTAATATCGCTCATCATCCTAATGTCACTACTCGCTAACaaaatgtcattaacatacaaaaACAATATGACAAACTTGCTCTCACTGATTTTAACGTAGATACACTCATCTGCAATATTTTCTACAAAACAgcatgaggaaattacttcatgaaactttaggtaccattATCTTGACGCTTGTTTCAATACATAGATGAATTTCTTGAGTCTACAAACCATATTTTTTAAGTCATCGACTGCAAAACCTTCAAGTTgtaacatgtatacattctcatcTACATTTCTGTTGAGAAatacagtctttacatccatctgacgTAGCTTCAAATTCATATAATtcacaagagccattatgatcctaaatgagtctttcttagatactgttGAGAAAGTCCCCTTAAAACCAATGCattcacgttggttaaaacccttggcaacagcCAACAAGCCTGACTTTATATATTTCAACATTAACCTTGGAGTctcgtttggttttaaatattcaTTTATAACCAATCGGCTTTATTCCATGGGGTAACTCAATAAgctctcatactttattgtcctttaTGAATTTCAATTCATATTTTATAGCATCATTTTATCGGGAAGGGTTAGCACTTTGTTTGGCTTGTGTAGATGATTTAAAATCATTTTTCACCCCATGTTAAACTTGTGCTTCTGCATATATACGGTGTAATCATTTGAAATCGCATGCCTCTTCTCCATTTTAGATATTCTTAATGGCTCACTTTCTTGAGTGTGATTTGGATTGTCCTCCTCAATGGGTTGTATAAGAGGTTCATAGTGGTGATCTATAATGCTAATAAGCTCAACTGCAGGATTTATACCCACATGGTCCAAAATGATTGTGACGGGAGTCACGTCCTTTCtttctcaaatacaaaatttctgatGTTCGTGCTCCtactatttttagtatatttaatGAATCCGACATTCTAAGTTTCAAAAATCCTGATGGAGAAGGAAGGACGGTAGAATTAATAGTCTTTTGACATTTCCAATTATCCTATAAAAATGTTTATggttttgggatcaagctctctcatgtagatatcagagacttggttttcttgcattccataactcaaaatggGTTTTTCATATAGCCTTGTTGGAGACCTTATTAAGGATATGAACTGTGCTTTTAATCGCATCACCCCA
Above is a window of Magnolia sinica isolate HGM2019 unplaced genomic scaffold, MsV1 ctg379, whole genome shotgun sequence DNA encoding:
- the LOC131236325 gene encoding annexin D5-like isoform X2; translated protein: MDNVMLEAASKSMAEMLTPAQAPPLSAQAPSRGVSLNGDPNPRQDAIHLNTAFKGRGQNVPEIINILAHRDVTQRAQIQEEYQAMYSEDLKERLSQELGFTGDVSENLGVNISGGLNGELFGPLSSNIKLLIACLNAERDEGTVANQSTVEEDAKKLYKDGEGKWGTNEKTFIRIFTQSNRAHLAAVASVYHRLYGNSLEKAVKKETSGDFMFGLLTLLGCAENPAKCFAEVLYKAMKGLGTNDTTLIRVMVTRAEIDMNYIKVEYAKIHGKSLRDAIQSDTSGDYRTFLIYLSGPIDAP
- the LOC131236325 gene encoding annexin D5-like isoform X1 gives rise to the protein MDNVMLEAASKSMAEMLTPAQAPPLSAQAPSRGVSLNGDPNPRQDAIHLNTAFKGRGQNVPEIINILAHRDVTQRAQIQEEYQAMYSEDLKERLSQELGFTGDVSENLGVNISGGLNGELFGPLSSNIKKAVMLWMLDPAERDATIVGQALTLTSLDLTALTEVICSRTPSEIRLLKKAYSKKYGTQIDDDLSLKTYFSHKKLLIACLNAERDEGTVANQSTVEEDAKKLYKDGEGKWGTNEKTFIRIFTQSNRAHLAAVASVYHRLYGNSLEKAVKKETSGDFMFGLLTLLGCAENPAKCFAEVLYKAMKGLGTNDTTLIRVMVTRAEIDMNYIKVEYAKIHGKSLRDAIQSDTSGDYRTFLIYLSGPIDAP